AGTCTCGGTATCGATGGTAAACATTACCCCCGAACTGGCTTTATCGGAACGCACCATTTTTTGAACCCCCACGGAAAGAGCAACTTTCATGTGCTCAAAGCCATTTTCCAAACGGTATTTTATGGCCCGGTCGGTAAACAGGGAGGCCACGCACTTTTTCCAGGCCTTAAGCAGTTGATCCATCCCCCTGATATTCATGTAAGACTCGTGCTGACCAGCAAAACTTGCATCAGGCAAATCCTCGGCAGTGGCACTGCTTCGCACGGCCACACTGCCCAGTTTTTTTTCACGTTCCTTCAAGGCTTCGTAAGCCTTTTTGATCTCCTTTTCTATTTCTTCAGGGATCTGGCCTTCCATGATCTTTTCCCTTATCTTGCCGCTTGTATCTTCAAGGTTCTCAAGATTATCGGAGTCAAGATTTGACAAAAGTTCTTCAATATCTTCTTTCAGGTCATTCTTTTCCAGATATTCCCAATAGCATTTCGCAGAAGTGGCAAAACCATCAGGAACCCTGATCCCTTTCGATGCCAGACTTGAGAACATCTCGCCCAAGGAAGCATTTTTCCCTCCAACTTCTTTTACATTAGAATTATCCAGTTCTTCCAGTTTATAAGTATATTTCATTTTCAGGATGGTTTTTGGTTTACCAAATAATTCGCCAATGCCATG
The sequence above is drawn from the Bacteroides sp. genome and encodes:
- a CDS encoding PEP/pyruvate-binding domain-containing protein, translating into MKYTYKLEELDNSNVKEVGGKNASLGEMFSSLASKGIRVPDGFATSAKCYWEYLEKNDLKEDIEELLSNLDSDNLENLEDTSGKIREKIMEGQIPEEIEKEIKKAYEALKEREKKLGSVAVRSSATAEDLPDASFAGQHESYMNIRGMDQLLKAWKKCVASLFTDRAIKYRLENGFEHMKVALSVGVQKMVRSDKASSGVMFTIDTET